The Changchengzhania lutea genomic sequence GCCTTACCGTTAACCATTGGCAATTTTCTAACTTTTAAATCTACTACCGAAAAGTTATGATAACGATCTGTAGCTTGTGTATAATCTGGATAATCACCACTTACGTCATTAAGAATATGTCTACCTAATAAAACGTGCCATAAATCTGTATAGAATTTTGTTTGCTGATTATCTGAGCCTCCTTTAATTTTTATTTTTGAAAGTTTTTCGTTCCAAATAGCAATGGATTCATTTTTATATTTATTAAAATCCCAATGTATTGCTTCAGTTTGCATATTTTTTCTAGCATTATCAACAGAAGTATATGAGATGGCTACTTTCATTTGAATTTGGTCTCCAGCTTTTACATCGTATTTTGCCGAAACACCTGTTGTTGGTGCATTCCAATAACTTTGTGTGATTATTCCTGGAAAAACAATGGAATCACGACGTGTCATTTTCGAGATGCCTTTTAAGGCTGAAATGTTACTTAACTTTTCTTTTTCATTCCATCCGTCAAAAGACTTAAATGCTTTATCAAATTTTATTACAAAAAATATTTTAACTTTTTCTGGTCCGCCCCAAAATCGTCCTGCAGAATCAAAAGAACCTTCAAATTCTGTATCGCTTACTTTTTTAACATCTGCATTAATCATGGTCGAATTTCCTAAATAACCGCCCAAATTTGTTAAAATGTTAGCTTCATCATCCTTGGTATATCTAAAACGATATAATGCTGTTCTTTTTGTACTGGTTAATTCTGTCCAAACGTGATGATCTTTTAAATACAAACGCTGATATCCTGGCATTGCAATTTCATCATCGTGACTAAATTCAGATTTCCATGCTTGCGCACCTTTTGATGGATTTATGTCTCCTAAAGTTGGCATAATTTGAATTCCAGATAGGCACCAACCATGCACATTCCCAAAACCTAAAACCTCTGTGGAGTTATAATTATAACCACCACCATATTGATTTTTATTTCGTGTTACTGGTGCAGCAGCCACCATTCCCATTGGTCTTGCTCCTGGTGTAAAAAAGAAATATCTACCTTTAGCTGATTCAATGAATGGATTAACTTTTGAAACATAATCTGTGGTACTTTCTATTGAAGGGAATACTTCAATTTCAGATAAACCCAAATTAAATCCTTCGCCGTCTGTAACTACAAAACGCACCCATTTTACTTTTCTTTTTGAAAAGCAAATCGCTTTTGGAGCGCCATTATTTGGAATGGTAGTAACAGTAATTTCACTTCCATCGCTAAATTTTAGTTTTCCACCGGCAGTATGCTCGTTGTAACTTGGACGATCATATAACACGATTTTATTAATGGATTGCGGCGTGTCCCATTCTAATTGTATCCACGGTAATCTAGTCTCTCCCCATGCGCGCTTAAAACCCTCACAAGCCCATTCGCCTTGATTATCTATTCTAATAACACCATCATTTACATTATTCGCAGGGAAATTTGATTCTGAAGTAGAAACAGTAACTTTTGCTTTTGGAGCAATGTTATGAGGTGTAGCGTTTAATAGTTGAATACTGAATGCTATTATTATAACACTCAATATTCTTTCTATTTTCAATTTATTTTTGCTGTTATTTCCTCTATTTAATATTGAATTGGTTTTTACCATTTTTAATAGCCCGTATTTTGGTCCAGATTAGGATTTAAATCTCTTTCTCTTTGTGGTATTGGGAATAAATTATGTTTTGGTTCGGCAACTGGCAAACCTGGTTTTGCACTATTTACTTTTTCGGCAAGTTTACCATAGCGAACTAAATCAAACCAACGCTGACCTTCCCAAACAAATTCTTTTCTTCTTTCTAAGAGAATAGCATCTTTAAAATCCTCATAACCCATTGCTGTTAAATCTGGCAATGCTCCTGCATCCATTCTAGATCTGGCTCTTACTCTATTAATAGCATCTAAAGCTGGCTGTGTAGATCCATTGTTAATTTCATTTAAAGCCTCTGCATACATTAAAAGTACATCCGCGTATCGAATAAGTTGTAAATCGTTTGCAGTACCATTTACATCGAACTCATTTACTTGATCCCAGTATTTAACAACTCTAGGTCCTCCAAAATCAATAGTTTCTCCATTAATAATATCTTCTGTCATAAAAGTTACTTCCTTTCTACGATCGTTATCATCAAAAGCATTATATAAGTTAAGTGTTGGCTGCTCTCTTCCACCAGCATTTGGACGACCACCATAAACACTTGGTAATGTTCTAAAAACTAAATGACCTCCTTCCCATAAGGTTGAAAACACTTCAGATCCTTCGAAAAAACTAATTGCAAATAACACTTCCTTACCATTGTTATTTGGGATTAGAAATACGTCGCCAAAATCATCCCAAAGATCGAATTGACCACCAGATTGTATTCCAATTTCTTCTAACTTCGTTTTTGCTAATTGATAATTTTCGCTTCCTCCTTGTTGTAATGCTGCTTTTGCGATATATGCTTTTGCAGAATAGGATGTTGGTCGTCCATTATCTACTCCTACTTGTGCATCTGGTAATGATGTTTCTGCAATCGTAAAATCTAAGAAAATTTGTGTGTATACATCTGCTTTTGTACTTCTTGGCAAATAGGCACTTGATTCAAAGGTTGTTGTTGGTTCCAATTGTAAAGGGACTTCTCCAAAAAAACGAACCAACTCAAAATACAATAAACCTCTCATAAAATGGGCTTCACCTAAAAGAGCATCTTTTATATCATCATTCATATCGATATTTGGAATATTTAAAATCGCCAAATTAGCAGCGTTTATTCCCAAATAGATATTAGACCACATTTGCAGAACGATTGCATTATCCGGACCATGAGCCATAACAGAAATTTGATTAAACCCATCGCCTAAATTTAAACTTGTTACTCCTTCGTCTGAAGCTAGTGCATTAACAGTCCAATAATTAGTAAAGTAAATGCCATTGGCATTTAGAGCTCCATCAAAAGTAGCACCTAAATGTCCATAAATACCATTAATTGCAAGTCTTGCATCTTCTTCTGTTTGATAGAAAGTATCTTCTGTAAAAAATGTTTTTACCTTTTCATCTAAAAGACTTTCACAACCCCATACTAGCGTTATGGCTACTAGAGGTAAAATCATTTTTTTTAAATTATATATTTTCATAATACAAAGATTTTTTATTAAAAGTTTACATTAAAACCTAACAAGTAAGATTTAGATAAAGGGTAACCTCCAAAATCAGCTCCTGCGCTTAACGCGTTGTTTTGCCCTCCCCAACTTACCTCTGGATCGACTCCAGTGTAATTTGTGAAATTATATAGGTTCTTACCCGTTACATAAACTTTTACTTTGTTTATTTTAAGCTTAGATAAAAATTGAGATGAGATTGTATAAGCCAACGTCACCGACTTTAATCTCAAATAAGATCCGTCCTCAATATAAATATCTGAAAATCTATTTGTTCTAACACCAGTACTAGCTCTTGTATATGTATTGCTTGGATTTGTTGGCGTCCACCTGTTTGAAAACGCCTCTAATAACACATTGTTCCTTCCGTTTAAATCTTCTAAATTAACTCTGTTAAAATTAGCAATTTCGTTACCTGCAACTCCCTGCATGAATATGTTAAGATCGAATCCTTTCCAACTGAAGTTATTGTTAAATCCGAAAGTATATTCAGGAATTGGATTACCAATGAATTTTCTATCATTTTCAGCATCTAAAACTCCATCTCCGTTTAAATCTTTATATTTTCTTTCCCCCGGAATTACAACACCTCCATCTGTAGCAAATAATGGTGTGTTTGCAGGTGTATCCTCTAATTGCATAATACCATCTGAAACATATCCGTAAAATGCTCCTATTTCTCCACCTTCGACCAATTTCTGCCAACCAGTTATGCCAAGTATATTTCCTCCTGTGGGAATATCGTCTAGACCGCCTAAGTCTAAAATTTCATTTTTGTTGTATGCTGCGGTAATATTTGTATCCCATTTGAAATTTTCGGTATTAATATTACTTGTATTTATTGCCAACTCAACGCCTTGGTTTCTTACGCTACCAGCATTAACGATTGTAGTAATTGACCCAGTTTGTGAAGGAATCTGTAGCCCCAATAAAAGGTCGTTGGTATCTTTACGATAAACATCGGCAGTAATGTTTATATTATCATTAAGAAGTCTTACATCTATACCAGCATTAAATTGCTCAGTTCTTTCCCATTTTAAATCTGTGTTAGCGGGAGAGATAGGGTAAATCCCTACTGCTAAATTGTCATTAAAATAACCATATGTCGTTCCGAATCTAGATTGAGCTGAATAAGCAGGAATAGTTTCATTACCAATGACACCATAACCCAATCTGAATTTTAGATAAACATTGGAATTTTTCATAAAATCTTCATCTGATACATTCCAAGCGAAAGCTGCTGCTGGAAAAAAACCAAATTTATTTCCTGGACCAAATTTAGACGACCCATCGATCCTTCCTGTCAAGGTAAAAATATATTTGTCTTTAAACGCGTAATTTACACGTCCAAAGTAAGACAGTAATCGTGATTCGATTAAACTTGTTCCTGCTCCTTGGCTTTCACTATCATTAAGGCTATTTCCACCAAAGTTTTCTGTAAAGAAATCTTGACCTAATGCATTTAACTCTTCTGATTTAAAATCCTGAATTGAAGTACCAACTAATGCATTTACGCTATGGATGTCATTATATGTATTTATATAATTTAAAGTAGCTTCTGCCAATAGGTTATTAGAGACTCTTTTAGCCTCTGAACCAAATGCGGATCCTTCGTTACCGAAATCTAATGCTGCTGTTCTAAACAATGATTCTTCTTGAATATTAAAATCTGCACCTAGATTTCCTTTCAATGTTAATTTTGGCACTAACTCCCATTTAATTGAAAGGTTTTCTAGAAGCCTTGTAGCTCTACCACGGCTATCTAATAATTTTTGATAAGCTACTGGGCTTGCAAAATTTTCAATTTGTTCATTAGTATTGCTAATTTCATTTATAAAATCGCCATTATCATCCACCCTAAAATTTCCTTTAGTATATTTTCCTTCAGAATCGAAAACCGGTAATAAAGGGTTAAATAGATAAGCACCGGTGACCGCACTACTAACTCCTAAACCTCCATCTGTATTTGTCCTGGCTGTATTATAGTCGCTTCTGTTAACACTAAATGAATTTTCAATACTTAATTTTTCCGAAGCTTTAAAATCCAAATTCACTCTTAAGTTATAACGTTTAAAATTGGTTTCTATAATAGTCCCTTCTTGATCCATATACGATGTAGAAATAGCATACCTTACATTATCATTCCCCCCTTTAATTGAAAGGTCATGATTTTTTATAACTGCTGTTCTGAAAATTTCATCTTGCCAATCTGTTCCATTTCCAAAACCATTTGGGTCTGTATATCGCCTTGGTTGCCCACCATTGTATTCAGCTTCGTTCACATAATAAGCAAATTGAGAGCCATTCAAAACATCTAATTTTTTTGCCACTTCATTAAACGATACATAGGTATCATAATTAATTTGTGCCTTACCATTTACACCTCTTTTTGTTGTAATGATAATAACTCCGTTAGCCCCTCTCGATCCGTAAATCGCAGTAGCTGATGCATCTTTTAGTACATCAATAGATTGGATATCTGATGGACTTAATGTTGATAGAGCATTTAAATTAGGCCCTTCTGCTACGCTTCCTACTGAAACTACATCACTATTATTATCTACTGGGAATCCATCGATGACATATAATGGCTCATTTCCAGCATTAATTGAACTACTACCTCTAATTCTTATAGAAGTTGCAGCACCAGGTTGTCCAGAGGTTTGAGTTAGTAATAAGCCCGATACTCTACCTTGCATAAACTCATCTGCTGTAGTAGCTTTAACGGCCTCTATATCGACAGCTTTTATGGAAGAAACAGATCCAGTTAAATCTTTTCTTTTGGAACTGCCGTAGCCAATAAGCACAATTTCATCTAATCTCGATATGTCTTCTACTAATTGTACATCTATGGTAGTTTTAGACCCAACTGCAATTTCTTGATTTTGATAGCCTTGATAAGTAAACACTAAAATATCTGCGCTACTTGATACATTAATTGTATATCTTCCATCAAAGTCAGTTGTAGTACCTACATTTCCATTTTTAAAAAAAATATTTGTTCCAGGTAACGGTTGCCCATCTCCCTTCGCAGTTACTGTGCCAGAAACCTGCGTTTGTGCAAATGTCCATACATTGCACAGCAATGCAAATAATATGGAAACACTTATTGTTTTTAGTTTCATAAAGTTGGTTTTTTGATTGTTATTCGCAATTATCTGTTAGTAGGAAATCTTCATTTGTATTTGGATCTTGAATTACTATATCCCCCGCAGTATTTCTAAATGTAAACGACATGTCTGTAATCACTGCACTTGGAGATACACTAAAAAATGAATTAGGCCATATAGTTATATCCCATAAGTCATTACCAAGATTAGCCATTGTATTGATAGCGGCTGTTCCACAATTCTCTACCGCAACCCCATCAACCATAGCTTTACCACAAAAATAAACTTGGCTTGCACCAAACAAACCAGTATCTCCTTTTGATGCATCAAAATTTATTTTTATAATATCTTTTACCGTAAACGAGATTGGTTCGTATGTTACTGGGTAAGGCAGTGGCCCACAAAGATCGATAAGCGGATTTGCACCTCCAGAAACTTCCATGCATGGTGTAAAGAAAGATCCTATATCTCCAGCGGACACATACCCTGATGCTGCTGCAGCGTAACCAAGTTGTGTGTTTATATTTTCATTTCCGACGGTTAATGTTAATTGAACTTGTCCAGAAAACCCAACCCCGTTAACTCCAGTTACTTGTTCATTAGAAACAAATGCCACCCATTCAACTTCTCCATAATTTTCTCCAATTCCTAAAACAGCTTCAAAAGTATCGGCATGAGTTCCAGTATCTAGACTAAAGGTTCCGTTACCATTATCTGAAGTAAATGTAGCACTAGCGTTTGATGCTACATTCCAAGATACAGGAACTAACACACCAAATACAACATTATGAGAGGCGTCTTCTGCTGGGGCGACATTAACATCAACGGTAATGCTTATAGTTTCGCCTACAGTAGCCGATGTTGGCTGGTTAACACTAGGTATTGTAACACACATGGTAACCAGTAGCAAAAACCCAAACAAAAGTATAATTGACAAAAATCTGTATTTTGTTATTTTTTTAAATATATTTTTCATTTTGATTTCGTTTAGTTCTTTTTAAATGAATATACATATGTATTATCGGCACATCCTAACTGAAATTGCACTTTTAAACTATTTCCTTTTGATAAAAGTGGTATTTCAGCTAAACTAACTTCAACCATATTTCCTCCTCCATCCGTGAAATTTAACTTTGTAGGGTATGTTAAATCATCAAAAGTCCATGAGCCACTAGAAAAATCTATTCCAAAAGGAATACTTGTGTGTGGTATTGAAAAAGTAGATGGGTTAACACCATCATAATTCAGATCTAATGAAAACGATTGAAAATTTAATCTATTTGTAATATCTAAACCATTTTGAGTAACATTATCAATTATCCAACTGCCATTAATATCGACATTGAATTCTATAAATCCATCAGGATTTAATCTTATATCATCTTCACAACTTGAAAATACAAGTGAGAGACAACAAATCAGTATAAAAATTTTCTTCAT encodes the following:
- a CDS encoding GH92 family glycosyl hydrolase; protein product: MVKTNSILNRGNNSKNKLKIERILSVIIIAFSIQLLNATPHNIAPKAKVTVSTSESNFPANNVNDGVIRIDNQGEWACEGFKRAWGETRLPWIQLEWDTPQSINKIVLYDRPSYNEHTAGGKLKFSDGSEITVTTIPNNGAPKAICFSKRKVKWVRFVVTDGEGFNLGLSEIEVFPSIESTTDYVSKVNPFIESAKGRYFFFTPGARPMGMVAAAPVTRNKNQYGGGYNYNSTEVLGFGNVHGWCLSGIQIMPTLGDINPSKGAQAWKSEFSHDDEIAMPGYQRLYLKDHHVWTELTSTKRTALYRFRYTKDDEANILTNLGGYLGNSTMINADVKKVSDTEFEGSFDSAGRFWGGPEKVKIFFVIKFDKAFKSFDGWNEKEKLSNISALKGISKMTRRDSIVFPGIITQSYWNAPTTGVSAKYDVKAGDQIQMKVAISYTSVDNARKNMQTEAIHWDFNKYKNESIAIWNEKLSKIKIKGGSDNQQTKFYTDLWHVLLGRHILNDVSGDYPDYTQATDRYHNFSVVDLKVRKLPMVNGKAKFNMYNFDALWLSQWNLNILWGLAWPEIMDDFSASLVQYADNGGLLPRGAIAGGYSYIMTGTPASNLIASTMMKDLMTKVDTKHAYKLTKQNHMPGGMMGDNPEELQFYIDNGYCPGNAGKTLEWAFQDWSLSQMAKKLNKKKDHKEFLRRSKTWPLLFNEELGLVLPKDAKGNWMHTDPLNGEGWIESNAWQGTWQVSHDIDKLSEIMGGNDKLAEKLNYAFEQAEPNDFVFGYSNGYISYANQPGCSNAHVFNHAGKPWLTQYWVRKVNEQAYGGVTPDEGYGGHDEDQGQMSGVSALMSMGLFSLRGNNAIEPRYELTSPIFDEIKIELDNRYYKGKEFTITTINNSLENMYIQSASLNTKVLNTYWFLHDDFQKGGHLEIVLGPNPNKNWGKEN
- a CDS encoding RagB/SusD family nutrient uptake outer membrane protein codes for the protein MKIYNLKKMILPLVAITLVWGCESLLDEKVKTFFTEDTFYQTEEDARLAINGIYGHLGATFDGALNANGIYFTNYWTVNALASDEGVTSLNLGDGFNQISVMAHGPDNAIVLQMWSNIYLGINAANLAILNIPNIDMNDDIKDALLGEAHFMRGLLYFELVRFFGEVPLQLEPTTTFESSAYLPRSTKADVYTQIFLDFTIAETSLPDAQVGVDNGRPTSYSAKAYIAKAALQQGGSENYQLAKTKLEEIGIQSGGQFDLWDDFGDVFLIPNNNGKEVLFAISFFEGSEVFSTLWEGGHLVFRTLPSVYGGRPNAGGREQPTLNLYNAFDDNDRRKEVTFMTEDIINGETIDFGGPRVVKYWDQVNEFDVNGTANDLQLIRYADVLLMYAEALNEINNGSTQPALDAINRVRARSRMDAGALPDLTAMGYEDFKDAILLERRKEFVWEGQRWFDLVRYGKLAEKVNSAKPGLPVAEPKHNLFPIPQRERDLNPNLDQNTGY
- a CDS encoding SusC/RagA family TonB-linked outer membrane protein; the encoded protein is MKLKTISVSILFALLCNVWTFAQTQVSGTVTAKGDGQPLPGTNIFFKNGNVGTTTDFDGRYTINVSSSADILVFTYQGYQNQEIAVGSKTTIDVQLVEDISRLDEIVLIGYGSSKRKDLTGSVSSIKAVDIEAVKATTADEFMQGRVSGLLLTQTSGQPGAATSIRIRGSSSINAGNEPLYVIDGFPVDNNSDVVSVGSVAEGPNLNALSTLSPSDIQSIDVLKDASATAIYGSRGANGVIIITTKRGVNGKAQINYDTYVSFNEVAKKLDVLNGSQFAYYVNEAEYNGGQPRRYTDPNGFGNGTDWQDEIFRTAVIKNHDLSIKGGNDNVRYAISTSYMDQEGTIIETNFKRYNLRVNLDFKASEKLSIENSFSVNRSDYNTARTNTDGGLGVSSAVTGAYLFNPLLPVFDSEGKYTKGNFRVDDNGDFINEISNTNEQIENFASPVAYQKLLDSRGRATRLLENLSIKWELVPKLTLKGNLGADFNIQEESLFRTAALDFGNEGSAFGSEAKRVSNNLLAEATLNYINTYNDIHSVNALVGTSIQDFKSEELNALGQDFFTENFGGNSLNDSESQGAGTSLIESRLLSYFGRVNYAFKDKYIFTLTGRIDGSSKFGPGNKFGFFPAAAFAWNVSDEDFMKNSNVYLKFRLGYGVIGNETIPAYSAQSRFGTTYGYFNDNLAVGIYPISPANTDLKWERTEQFNAGIDVRLLNDNINITADVYRKDTNDLLLGLQIPSQTGSITTIVNAGSVRNQGVELAINTSNINTENFKWDTNITAAYNKNEILDLGGLDDIPTGGNILGITGWQKLVEGGEIGAFYGYVSDGIMQLEDTPANTPLFATDGGVVIPGERKYKDLNGDGVLDAENDRKFIGNPIPEYTFGFNNNFSWKGFDLNIFMQGVAGNEIANFNRVNLEDLNGRNNVLLEAFSNRWTPTNPSNTYTRASTGVRTNRFSDIYIEDGSYLRLKSVTLAYTISSQFLSKLKINKVKVYVTGKNLYNFTNYTGVDPEVSWGGQNNALSAGADFGGYPLSKSYLLGFNVNF
- a CDS encoding DUF4961 domain-containing protein — protein: MKNIFKKITKYRFLSIILLFGFLLLVTMCVTIPSVNQPTSATVGETISITVDVNVAPAEDASHNVVFGVLVPVSWNVASNASATFTSDNGNGTFSLDTGTHADTFEAVLGIGENYGEVEWVAFVSNEQVTGVNGVGFSGQVQLTLTVGNENINTQLGYAAAASGYVSAGDIGSFFTPCMEVSGGANPLIDLCGPLPYPVTYEPISFTVKDIIKINFDASKGDTGLFGASQVYFCGKAMVDGVAVENCGTAAINTMANLGNDLWDITIWPNSFFSVSPSAVITDMSFTFRNTAGDIVIQDPNTNEDFLLTDNCE
- a CDS encoding DUF5004 domain-containing protein, translating into MKKIFILICCLSLVFSSCEDDIRLNPDGFIEFNVDINGSWIIDNVTQNGLDITNRLNFQSFSLDLNYDGVNPSTFSIPHTSIPFGIDFSSGSWTFDDLTYPTKLNFTDGGGNMVEVSLAEIPLLSKGNSLKVQFQLGCADNTYVYSFKKN